A stretch of the uncultured Desulfobacter sp. genome encodes the following:
- the secG gene encoding preprotein translocase subunit SecG, protein MTAILVTIHVAVCIFLILVVLLQTGKGAEMGVSMGGAGSQALFGAAGPANILTKITTAVAIIFMITSLSLAYMSGHQSQSSVMKDAPAPAAQEVPAAE, encoded by the coding sequence ATGACAGCCATTTTAGTGACAATACATGTAGCAGTTTGCATTTTTCTGATACTTGTCGTGCTGTTGCAGACCGGTAAAGGCGCAGAGATGGGTGTGTCCATGGGTGGCGCAGGAAGCCAAGCCCTTTTCGGAGCTGCCGGCCCTGCAAACATCTTGACCAAAATTACCACGGCCGTGGCCATTATCTTCATGATTACGTCACTGAGCCTGGCTTATATGTCAGGACATCAGTCTCAGTCCAGTGTTATGAAGGACGCCCCTGCTCCCGCAGCACAAGAGGTACCGGCAGCAGAATGA
- the gap gene encoding type I glyceraldehyde-3-phosphate dehydrogenase: MTVKIGINGFGRIGRMVFRAALENDAIEVAAINDLTDTETIAHLLKYDSVHGRLPNEVSHGEGFIAVDGKQISVTALKDPAQIAWADAGVDIVLECTGLFRNRETAGKHLEGGAKKVIISAPAKDPDVTIVMGVNHEDYDPGNHHIISNASCTTNCLAPVAKVLLENFGVVCGLMTTIHSYTGDQRLLDFPHKDLRRARAAALSMIPTTTGAAKAVSLVLPELEGKLNGLAVRVPTPNVSLVDLVITTEKKDLTKEMVNQALKKASETNLKGYLGYVEKPLVSIDHNSCPLSSIVDASCTDVINGEMVKIFSWYDNEAGYSHRMVDLAQMVGSAL, encoded by the coding sequence ATGACTGTAAAAATAGGAATTAACGGATTCGGCAGAATCGGACGCATGGTCTTTCGGGCTGCTTTGGAAAATGATGCAATTGAAGTTGCGGCCATCAATGATCTTACGGACACAGAAACCATTGCCCATCTGCTCAAGTATGATTCTGTCCACGGACGCCTCCCCAATGAGGTCAGCCATGGAGAAGGATTTATTGCCGTGGATGGGAAACAGATTTCAGTTACCGCGTTAAAGGATCCTGCCCAGATTGCCTGGGCGGATGCCGGTGTGGACATTGTTTTGGAATGCACCGGTCTTTTCAGAAACCGCGAAACTGCGGGCAAGCACCTTGAAGGCGGTGCCAAAAAAGTCATTATTTCAGCGCCGGCCAAGGATCCGGATGTTACCATTGTCATGGGCGTAAACCATGAGGATTATGACCCTGGTAACCATCATATTATATCTAATGCCTCCTGCACCACCAACTGCCTGGCGCCCGTAGCCAAAGTACTGCTGGAAAATTTCGGCGTTGTATGCGGACTGATGACCACGATCCACTCTTACACAGGAGACCAGCGCCTGCTTGACTTCCCACATAAGGATTTGCGCAGGGCTAGGGCCGCGGCTTTATCCATGATTCCTACCACAACAGGTGCAGCCAAAGCGGTTTCTTTGGTTTTGCCTGAGCTTGAAGGCAAACTCAACGGCCTTGCGGTGAGGGTTCCAACACCCAATGTATCTCTTGTAGATCTAGTGATTACCACTGAGAAAAAAGACCTAACCAAGGAGATGGTCAACCAAGCCCTTAAAAAAGCATCAGAGACAAACCTGAAGGGATACTTGGGGTATGTTGAAAAACCCCTGGTATCCATTGACCACAACTCCTGCCCGCTTTCTTCCATTGTTGATGCATCCTGCACTGACGTCATTAATGGAGAGATGGTAAAAATATTTTCATGGTACGACAATGAGGCCGGTTACTCACACCGTATGGTTGATCTGGCCCAGATGGTGGGCAGCGCCCTTTAG
- a CDS encoding PTS sugar transporter subunit IIA: MTGILIVTHANLGAALIDTLEFILGAKQEKLGTISIDIKQDPESLRNKIKRGIKDVYCEKGVIILTDMFGGTPSNLAYAFLEEGKVEVISGVNLPILLKAVTTRERMEIKELTAALIEHGKKSISLASDILKGTSRSLS; the protein is encoded by the coding sequence ATGACGGGAATTTTAATTGTCACCCATGCGAATTTGGGTGCAGCATTAATTGATACCCTGGAGTTTATTCTGGGGGCAAAGCAAGAAAAATTAGGCACCATATCCATAGACATCAAACAGGACCCGGAAAGTCTGCGAAATAAAATCAAACGGGGCATTAAGGATGTCTATTGCGAAAAAGGCGTTATTATTTTAACCGACATGTTCGGTGGTACACCTTCAAACCTGGCCTATGCCTTTCTTGAAGAAGGAAAGGTGGAGGTAATTTCAGGCGTCAACCTGCCCATTCTTCTCAAAGCCGTCACAACCCGGGAGAGAATGGAGATCAAAGAATTGACTGCAGCCCTGATTGAACATGGGAAAAAAAGCATTTCCCTTGCCAGCGACATTCTGAAAGGGACCAGTCGGTCCCTATCCTAA
- the tpiA gene encoding triose-phosphate isomerase has translation MTRIPLIAGNWKMYKTGTQAVVAAKQLAELADGVNGVDIMIAPTALSLPLVAAALGKEPLVRLGAQNIYPGKEGAFTGEVSGEMIKDAGADYVIIGHSERRQFFGETDESVSIKIRAALDAQLTPVMCIGETENQREADKTFFILDKQISDGLKGFDLEELDPLILAYEPVWAIGTGKTAGPDQVKEVHSFLRNLIKEKYTEGLAAKIRILYGGSVKPGNIKELMQLEDVDGALVGGASLNPEDFNKIIRF, from the coding sequence ATGACAAGAATTCCATTGATTGCCGGTAACTGGAAAATGTACAAGACAGGTACCCAGGCCGTTGTTGCAGCCAAACAACTGGCAGAATTAGCCGACGGAGTAAATGGGGTTGATATTATGATTGCCCCCACAGCACTGTCGCTGCCCCTGGTTGCTGCGGCTTTAGGCAAAGAGCCCCTGGTCCGGTTGGGAGCACAGAACATTTACCCAGGCAAGGAAGGGGCTTTCACAGGCGAAGTATCCGGAGAGATGATCAAGGATGCCGGTGCAGACTATGTCATCATCGGTCATTCCGAACGTAGACAGTTCTTTGGAGAAACTGATGAAAGCGTTTCAATTAAAATCCGTGCAGCCCTTGATGCACAACTTACCCCTGTGATGTGCATCGGAGAGACCGAAAACCAGCGGGAAGCGGATAAAACGTTTTTTATCCTTGACAAACAGATATCAGATGGGTTAAAAGGCTTTGATCTTGAGGAACTTGATCCCCTTATTCTGGCTTACGAGCCGGTTTGGGCAATCGGTACCGGAAAGACAGCAGGACCAGATCAGGTAAAAGAAGTACATAGTTTTTTACGAAACCTGATCAAAGAGAAATACACAGAAGGCCTGGCAGCAAAGATCCGGATTTTATACGGCGGATCGGTTAAACCCGGCAACATCAAAGAGCTGATGCAACTTGAAGATGTAGATGGTGCATTGGTTGGTGGCGCGAGCCTTAACCCGGAAGATTTTAATAAAATTATTAGATTTTAG